TATTTTGGCACTTTGCTGAAGGTGAACTATGGATTCTATTCTACGTAGATTGGGAGCGGCAAATATCGAGTGgtggcaatagttttaattacttGATGACGAAAATTGAGTTTGGGCAGGCTTTGGGACCAGGGTGGTGGGTGCATTATATAGCATCCGAGATGCATTGTATTAATGCCACCATCCCAGGTGAATGAACTATGGTTTTTGCCAAAATGGAATCCTGTCAGCCAGAAAGTTAAAGAGTATCACGTATGTACCAAAATAAATTGAAGCTAACTAAGGCCCCCAAACCCAATGAAGCCATCAGAATTTGGAAGGACATTAGCATGGTGATCCACGCTTCCATCAAGCTTCCATTGCAGGCTTGAGCACAGAACAATCATATTCTGCTGCAACCAAGACTGGTAATTAATTTGACATCTTCCGTCCACCACCTGCCAATTGACTTCTTCCGTCCCTCTCATCATAACGGTGCTGTAGATGGCCGGCATCGAAAGATGAGTAGCTAGGCATGCATCAAGGGATGGACAATCATCAAATAAGAGGGTTCACAAATGCATGCCGTATAATATACGGTGCACGTCGCTTGTAACAAGTTGTGCATGACAAACAAAACAAATCACGGGGTATAAGGGGTAACGACTGCGACTATCCATTGTTCCGAGATATCTAGAAAATATTGAAGGACGGAGGGACATTTCAGACCAAACATATTTTTTGAGAAGCCAAGGAGGCTGCAGATTGGATAGCTGCTTATGTGGCCAGTCATTTTGGTAGAACGGTTAGTTGCTTTGAGCATTtcaagatattttattttttaattttattgaacGCATACGTACGCGTCAAATATAACCTATACgttttaagaagaagaaaaaaaaaatcacgcatgatggcatccatgcatGCATAAACCCGACAACGTGGGGGAGCAGGAGCCCAAGATTGGGCGACGGTGGCCAAGGGGAATATCGAGTTAGTTGGGAGGAGCGCGTGCATTAAAAAGGACGGCGCATTGTCAAATGGGGCTGAGCTTCCGGTGGCCAAGTGGGGCTGAGCTGTTCGCCACTGGCTAACTTTACACGGCGAGAACGAATAACGGATTCAGTGAGAGCTCCACCAACCAGCATGGCAGCATTTAATTCTCAGTCTATATATACACCGTACTAACTCAGGCTTCAGCCCCAGAAGTGTTAAGTGCTGGAGTTGTAGCGAGAAGATGGGAAGGCTTATGAAGTGTTTGGGGGGACTGGGGCTATTGGTGATGGCCCTGGTCATGGTCGTGGGGTTGGCCCAAGGGCGTCAGTTAGagaaagatttccttcttggtgGTGAGGATGGACTTGGAGGTGGTGGTGGCTTCGGAGGAGGCGCCGGCGGTGGGGCTGGTCGAGGGCCTCGAGGCCTTGGTCATGGTGGTGGAGTTGGAGGTGGTGGGGGATTTGGGGGTGGTAAAGGTGGTGGCGGGGGATTGGTGGTGGAGCTGGTGGAGGGTTTGGTGGCGGTGGCGGTGCTGGCGGTGGGTTTGGAGGTGGTAAAGGTGGTGGTGGAGGTTTTGGTGGTGGCGCTGGTGGAGGGGTAGGAGGTGGCGGTGGTGCCGGTGCTGGTGGTGGATTTGGAGGTGGCAAAggtggtggtggaggtattGGCGGCGGTGCTGGTGGCGGCGGTGGTGCTGGCGGTGGCTTTGGAGGTGGAAAAGGTGGTGGAGCTGGTGGAGGGGCTGGCGGTGGAGCTGGTGGAGGGGCTGGCGGTGGAGCTGGTGCTGGTGGTGGAGCTGGTGGAGGGGCTGGCGGTGGAGGTGGTGCTGGTGGTGGATTTGGAGGTGGCAAAGGTGGTGGAGCTGGTGGTGGATCTGGAGGTGGCAAAGGTGGTGGAGCTGGTGGAGGGGCTGGCGGTGGAGGTGGTGCTGGTGGTGGATTTGGAGGTGGCAAAGGTGGTGGAGCTGGTGGAGGGATTGGTGTTGGAGGTGGCAAAGGTGGTGGAGCTGGTGGAGGGATTGGTGGTGGAGCTGGCAGTGGAGGTGGTGCTGGTGGTGGCTTTGGAGGTGGCAAAGGTGGTGGAGCTGGTGGAGGGATTGGTGTTGGAGGTGGCAAAGGTGGTGGAGCTGGTGGAGGGATTGGTGGTGGAGCTGGCAGTGGAGGTGGTGCTGGTGGTGGCTTTGGAGGTGGCAAAGGTGGTGGAGCTGGTGGAGGGGCTGGCAGTGGAGGTGGTGCTGGTGGTGGCTTTGGAGGTGGCAAAGGTGGTGGAGCTGGTGGTGGCTTTGGAGGTGGCAAAGGTGGTGGAGCTGGTGGTGGAGCTGGTGGAGGGGCTGGCAGTGGAGGTGGTGCTGGTGGTGGCTTTGGAGGTGGCAAAGGTGGTGGAGCTGGTGGAGGGATTGGTGGTGGAGCTGGTGGAGGggctggcggcggcggcggtgctgGGGGTGGCTTTGGAGGTGGAGCTGGTGGAGGcgctggcggcggcggcggagctgGTGGAGGggttggcggcggcggcggtactGGTGGTGGCTTTGGAGGAGGCAAGGGTGGTGGGATTGGTGGCGGAGCTGGCGGAGGGGCTGGTGGTGGGGGTGGAGCCGGTGGAGGactcggcggcggcggcggcgaaggcGGAGGAGTTGGAGGTGGCTCAGGTGGAGGTTTCGGAGGCGAAAGTGGCGCCGGTGGAGGATTCGGAGGTGGTGAAGGAGGAGGCGGCGGTTTCGGTGGTGGAGCTGGAGGCGGCGGTGGTGGAGGATTGGGAGGAGGCGGCGGGGGTGGCTTCTAAGAATATTTACTAGCTTCCTCAAAGTAAAGCCTAGAGAGAACCACGTATGCATACGTAATGTACTTAAGCTACGCGGGGGAATAAATCTCCTAgcctaat
The Phoenix dactylifera cultivar Barhee BC4 chromosome 3, palm_55x_up_171113_PBpolish2nd_filt_p, whole genome shotgun sequence DNA segment above includes these coding regions:
- the LOC103699762 gene encoding uncharacterized protein LOC103699762 — encoded protein: MGRLMKCLGGLGLLVMALVMVVGLAQGRQLEKDFLLGGEDGLGGGGGFGGGAGGGAGRGPRGLGHGGGVGGGGGFGGGKGGGGGLVVELVEGLVAVAVLAVGLEVEVAVVPVLVVDLEVAKVVVEVLAAVLVAAVVLAVALEVEKVVELVEGLAVELVEGLAVELVLVVELVEGLAVEVVLVVDLEVAKVVELVVDLEVAKVVELVEGLAVEVVLVVDLEVAKVVELVEGLVLEVAKVVELVEGLVVELAVEVVLVVALEVAKVVELVEGLVLEVAKVVELVEGLVVELAVEVVLVVALEVAKVVELVEGLAVEVVLVVALEVAKVVELVVALEVAKVVELVEGLVVELVEGLAAAAVLGVALEVELVEALAAAAELVEGLAAAAVLVVALEEARVVGLVAELAEGLVVGVEPVEDSAAAAAKAEELEVAQVEVSEAKVAPVEDSEVVKEEAAVSVVELEAAVVEDWEEAAGVASKNIY